In Streptomyces ambofaciens ATCC 23877, a single genomic region encodes these proteins:
- a CDS encoding MFS transporter, which translates to MAAARTEFKGGSRGRGPGSRFRAVGRALRLPVTGTARGIRKATHAHGAGESGLGKLIELHGVNGAGDVMITVALASTVFFSVPTDEARGRVALYLAITMAPFTLLAPVIGPLLDRLPHGRRAAMAVAMGARALLALVLSGAVVSGSIGMYPAALGVLVASKAYGVVRSAVVPRLLPPGFSLVKANSRVTLCGLLATGVAAPVAAGLQQVGPRWPLYGAFVIFIAGTVLSFTLPPKVDSARGEDRALLAADERHLHGPHRRPVKRPGLRTVGPAVTHALAANAAIRCLTGFLIFFLAFLLRVHPLSGQSAAVSLGIVGVAAGAGNALGTAVGAWLRSRAPEVIIVTVVAVVLGAAVTAAVFFSTVLVACLAAVAGFAQALAKLSLDALIQRDVPEQVRTSAFARSETLLQVSWVLGGAVGIVLPLSGTLGLSVAAAIIAAGWLTTVRGLIDSARRGGRARPRVA; encoded by the coding sequence GTGGCAGCCGCACGGACGGAGTTCAAGGGCGGGAGCCGGGGGCGCGGCCCCGGCTCCCGGTTCCGTGCGGTCGGCCGGGCGCTGCGCCTCCCGGTGACGGGTACCGCGCGCGGCATCCGCAAGGCGACCCACGCGCACGGCGCCGGCGAGTCCGGCCTCGGCAAGCTGATCGAGCTGCACGGGGTGAACGGCGCCGGCGACGTCATGATCACCGTCGCCCTGGCCTCCACCGTCTTCTTCTCCGTCCCCACCGACGAGGCGCGCGGCCGGGTCGCGCTCTACCTCGCCATCACCATGGCCCCCTTCACGCTCCTCGCGCCGGTGATCGGCCCCCTGCTGGACCGCCTGCCGCACGGCCGCCGCGCCGCGATGGCCGTCGCGATGGGTGCCCGGGCGCTGCTCGCGCTGGTGCTGTCGGGGGCGGTGGTCAGCGGGAGCATCGGGATGTATCCGGCCGCGCTCGGTGTGCTGGTCGCCTCGAAGGCGTACGGCGTGGTCCGAAGCGCCGTCGTGCCGCGGCTGCTGCCGCCCGGCTTCTCCCTGGTGAAGGCCAACTCGCGGGTCACGCTGTGCGGGCTGCTGGCCACCGGCGTCGCCGCGCCGGTCGCGGCCGGCCTCCAGCAGGTCGGGCCGCGCTGGCCGCTGTACGGCGCTTTCGTGATCTTCATCGCGGGGACCGTGCTGTCGTTCACGCTGCCGCCGAAGGTCGACTCGGCGCGCGGCGAGGACCGGGCGCTGCTCGCCGCGGACGAGCGGCACCTGCACGGCCCGCACCGCAGGCCCGTCAAGCGTCCCGGGCTGCGCACGGTGGGTCCGGCGGTGACGCACGCGCTGGCCGCCAACGCCGCGATCCGCTGCCTGACCGGCTTCCTGATCTTCTTCCTGGCCTTCCTGCTGCGCGTGCACCCGCTGTCCGGGCAGAGCGCGGCCGTGTCGCTGGGCATCGTGGGCGTGGCGGCGGGCGCGGGCAACGCGCTGGGCACGGCGGTCGGGGCGTGGCTGCGTTCGCGGGCGCCGGAGGTCATCATCGTGACGGTCGTCGCGGTGGTGCTGGGCGCCGCGGTCACGGCCGCGGTGTTCTTCAGCACCGTGCTGGTGGCCTGTCTGGCCGCGGTCGCGGGGTTCGCCCAGGCGCTGGCCAAGCTGTCCCTGGACGCGCTGATCCAGCGGGACGTGCCCGAGCAGGTCCGCACCTCGGCGTTCGCGCGCTCCGAGACGCTGCTCCAGGTCTCCTGGGTGCTCGGCGGGGCGGTCGGGATCGTGCTGCCGCTGAGCGGGACGCTGGGCCTGTCGGTCGCCGCGGCGATCATCGCCGCCGGGTGGCTGACGACCGTACGGGGGCTGATCGACTCGGCCCGGCGCGGGGGACGGGCCCGGCCGAGGGTGGCGTGA
- a CDS encoding DUF2771 domain-containing protein produces MTTLPRGTAAIGHGVVRRRRAVAAAGAVSAGLLLLSACDQPTPMGTVTVGSDSVSSEATCGGHDKVLENAEIQKCLQDDDVDSITVNPDDTVRFGVDPEVADQRWTILMNGQQLTDDTDNTYRTVPGSVFFNAQYGAQGDSTLVTIKAGDGKDDSEEATGLWSFKLKKDD; encoded by the coding sequence ATGACCACGTTGCCCCGCGGCACCGCCGCTATCGGACACGGCGTAGTGCGACGCCGCCGCGCCGTCGCCGCCGCCGGCGCCGTATCCGCCGGACTGCTCCTGTTGTCAGCCTGCGACCAGCCCACGCCCATGGGCACGGTCACGGTCGGCAGTGACTCGGTCAGTTCCGAGGCCACCTGTGGCGGTCACGACAAGGTCCTGGAGAACGCCGAGATCCAGAAGTGCCTCCAGGACGACGACGTCGACTCCATCACGGTCAACCCCGACGACACCGTGCGTTTCGGCGTGGACCCCGAGGTCGCCGACCAGCGCTGGACGATCCTGATGAACGGTCAGCAGCTGACCGACGACACGGACAACACCTACCGCACGGTGCCGGGCAGCGTCTTCTTCAACGCCCAGTACGGCGCCCAGGGCGACTCGACGCTCGTCACCATCAAGGCAGGCGACGGCAAGGACGACAGCGAGGAGGCCACCGGTCTGTGGTCCTTCAAGCTGAAGAAGGACGACTGA